GCAGACGTCCTCGACAGTCGAGCCTGACCTGACGATCATCGGTTCGTCCATGTCGGCCGCACCGCCGAGGGGCTTCATGTACAGGCGCATGAAGCCGAGGTGCTCGTAGATCGCGTCCTTCAGCTCCTCGACATTGTAACCGGAGTGGGCCGAGATCATGTGAGGTTCCTCGCCGAAGCGCTCGACAAGGTCGGTCTCGATCTCCTTTCTCGTCTTCTCGTCGACCAGGTCGACCTTGTTGATCGCGATGAAGGCCGGGACATAGATACGGTTTCCGATCATGGCGTCGATGAAATCGTCCTGGTTGACGTTGCCGCGGATGAGGACGTCGGCGTTCATGACCTTGTTCTCGGCGAGGATGGACCGCACTTCCTCGATGTCGAGGGCCTCGTCACCGACATAGTTGAGCCTGATACCTCCGTTCCCGCTCTTCTTGATGGTGATGTCGGGCTTCGGCTTGTTGATCCTGATGCCTGCGTCGTACAGTTCCCGCATCAGGACATCGATATGCCGGCCATTATAGACGTCGCCGAGGATGAGGATCAGGTCGGCGCTCCGCACCACGCCGATGACCTCCTTGCCGCGCCCCTTGCCCATCGCCGCACCCGCGATGAGGCCCGGGATATCGAGGACCTGGATCTTCGCGCCCCGGTGCTCCAGGATGCCGGGCACGACCGTGAGGGTCGTGAAGGCATAGGCCGCGACCTCGCTCTCCTGGCCGGTGAGCTGGTTCAGGAGCGTGGACTTACCGACAGACGGGAAACCGACGAGCACGACCGTCCCGTCCCCGGATTTCTTGACCGAATAGCCCTCGCCGGTGCCCGAGGA
This window of the Methanofollis ethanolicus genome carries:
- a CDS encoding OBG GTPase family GTP-binding protein, with amino-acid sequence MSGLEDEIKEIEDELQRTVYNKATSKHIGRLKAKLAKIKEEAVQRAMKSSGTGEGYSVKKSGDGTVVLVGFPSVGKSTLLNQLTGQESEVAAYAFTTLTVVPGILEHRGAKIQVLDIPGLIAGAAMGKGRGKEVIGVVRSADLILILGDVYNGRHIDVLMRELYDAGIRINKPKPDITIKKSGNGGIRLNYVGDEALDIEEVRSILAENKVMNADVLIRGNVNQDDFIDAMIGNRIYVPAFIAINKVDLVDEKTRKEIETDLVERFGEEPHMISAHSGYNVEELKDAIYEHLGFMRLYMKPLGGAADMDEPMIVRSGSTVEDVCRRLHRDFVDKFRYAKVWGKSVKHDAQRVGLQHTLADSDIITIVTRF